CAATGTGACCAGTCTCGCATTCTTCACAAACCCTGCACTCAGTCTCCACCGGGTACAACTCACCAGTAGCCACACAATTCCTGAAGAATATTCTAGCATAGGACTCTGCCAAAACAGCCTTCACTCCTGCTGCCCCAAGTGCCACAGGGGCATGTTCCCTAGAAGACCCACATCCAAAATTATCGCCAGCAATAACAATAGGATATTTTGTCTTAGCCTGGCCCTTCTCAATGAATTTCTTCTTATACTTATCATCAGGAAGCCCGATAAAGGCATAACTGCCCAGTTTTTCATATTCCTCTGGTTTGGAGGGAACTAGGGTTAAATATTCTGCCGGGATGATTTGGTCAGTGTCTATGTTATCGTATACTACAAAACATTCTCCATGAAAAACCCTTTGCTCAGGAGCATCAGAGGATTGAGATGTTCCTATTGCCCTTGGGGGATTTAATAATGTAGGGTACACAGATTTTCTCAGGTTTTGGGAAAATGATAATAGTGATGTAAAtgcatttttttgaaagaaatgcaAGGATTTCTGGGGGCTGTTGTGCGGAGAAAATAGCTTCGAACAAGAATTAACAGGATGATAGATGCATTTCTTACTTACAGATAATGACTGGAAAGTGTTTGCAGTCGCCATTGCCATTTTCCCGAAGTAAAATCTTCGCATAGAATAAAATGTAAGACAGAACTCGATATATTAAACAAGTTTTGTTGTGCACGGAACTACTTCAACATTACATAACTAAACAAATTACACTGACATTTGACTGAATATTTGAACGCCTTTTTAGTTGACAAGGAGACTGAAATAACTTGTGTAGTGGACCGTGTGCATACAAGGCCAGCTTCTCGAAGGAATCTACTTTTCCCACTGCCCCGCTATTCGATACCTTTTGATGAACGGATTTATTTCCCAATCTGTCAAAACAGCGATAAGATCACTTTTTCATTGCAGGGTTTTTATAACGTCCATAGTCTATGCTATCTACGGATAGCCAGCAAAGTATTAAATCCGAAAACTATTAAAGAAGATATCGATAATAGTCTACCGATTTAATTTCTTGGGATCTTCTATTATGTATGTTATCAAGAAATCAGCAATTTCTGTAATCTTTTCTTCTTTCAATAGGTTATTCAAGGTGTTCATTTTAGCGTTTCAATATTATTgatttgaatatcttttgtaagccgaacACTTCAAATGTAATGTCATTTCATTTCCACCATCTCTTGAATGGTCACTCTAGTAACCAAGTTGAAGTCATGGTCTTGGCTTGGGGGATTAGGTTTGCTCTCCATGGGCATCAGGTGTATCGACATAGAAGGGGACTCTAAGCTCATCATTGATACTGTCAAAGGGTGGAACAGGCTCAATTGGACCATTGAAGGCTCCATTAGGGACACTCTCAGACTTATTTCTGGGCTTGACTCGTTCTGGATTATGCATGTGTTTAGGGAAGGGAATGGGGTTGTTGATGCTCTTGTTGCCCTGGGGTTAACTAACACTGGTCTAAGATGTTGGAGGAGCCACACTTATCTTTCGCCTCATGTCAACTTCCTTTTAACGAAAGAGAGAATTCAAACTCAAATTGATGATGAAGCTCTTATTTAGCCTCATTGCTACCCTCCTCACCTCTGGGTATCCTGGAAGgagttattttttaaatttgaatatgGGGAATATTTGTAGGACTACTGCCAGTTATATGTTGATAGGGACTACCAACTCGGCCACAAAAGGTGAGGTGATTTTTCGGTACACTTTTTGGGGTCACCATATAATGATGTATTGGACAGGCAATGATATGATGGGTTCCAGGCTGAGTTGGATGGTTTTAAAAACTTGTCGTGGGCAACTGGTGCCACGTGCCCCCAAGATCATTACTATGCGTGTTATTTTTTATTCTAGGAATATTTCCTATGTGCCTAAAGTCATGTCTCAATTCCTGACTTATGGCTCGCACAAGTCCCACATTTCCAAGGTTATTAATGGTGATCATTTCGTCTTTTTGTGCCTTGATTGTCACCTCAAGCTAAATTTATCCATCCCTTGCAATATTGACATTGTTTTTTTTCACTAAGGGTTGCATATGTGACATCCTCTACGAGGTCTTGTTTATGACGTATGCTAAACAAGCTCTCTCTGCTGAGGAAATGGGGGGTGATAGAGTATGCTATGAGCCTGACAAGCCCGATGATTTCAAGAATGACCCCCTCGTTTGGAATTAATATGTTGAGGGAGGAGTGGTTGAGTTTTTGGAGTCCCTATGTGGCCACGACAAGCAACTTTCATCCCAATTAGTTTCTTCTTGGTCTGGGCAGAGAGTCACGGTGGGTGGTGTTTCTTTTGAAGTGTCGGAGGAATCCATTGCCCAGGCGACAGGTCTTGCTTTGGATGGAAGGAGGTGGAAGCGCACTAGCCATATTTCTAACAGTGAAGGACTTAAACACTTCTTTAGAAGCAGAGAGGAATCGGCTAAGTTGCATGGAGGGTTTGCCCGTGAAGAACTCAGGCACCCAAGGAGCCAAATTTGCTTGATGGTGATGAAATACTTCATGTTGGAAGGTTGCtttaaggtattctactactaccacCTTCCCTTGCTTAACCATTTTTGTAATAATGACTTGTTGTGTCTGCCTTTTTTCCTCTTGCATTCTCTCCAAACTTCTGTGAAAGATACCCTTGATCCCAAGCATGAGGACAAGCCACCTGTCTTGCTTCACCAGGGTTTAATCTATAGGATTTACAATTATCATCTGGCTCTTTGCCCTCCTTGTATCCTTATGTTGGTCCAACCCCCTACCATGACCTCTCTCCTGCTTTCGACATTTTCTTCTAGCTTGATTATACCTAGGTTTTTCCAATTTTCGTCGGGTGTCCTTGCGGCTGCTCATTTTCCTACCTCTGTGTCTACTCAATTCCATCACTGAGATAACCCCTAACCTGGTGCCTTCTCCCTTGACCAACAAATCTCTCACCCCCTCTAAGAGTAAAGGGAAAGCCCCTATGAAACGGAAAAGAATTATCATCGAGGACAATTCTTCGTCTAAAGAATTTGAGGAGGAAATCCCTTCCCCTTACACTAAAGGCAGAAGGAGGTCATGCAGGTTGGCATCAAAAAGCTCCTCGAAGAAAAAGGCAAAATCTAAAGATGTCTTTGATCCTGACGAAGGCTTGATTGAGGacgcggggggggggggggacctTAAAGATTTGGGTTCCTCTGGGCCCCTCAATGAGGCTACTAATGCTAAGTCGGATATGGAACCTATGGTGACTATCAACCTAGTCGACTTGGACGAAGTGATGAAAATGGTGGAACCGGATGATTTGGGGGCCTAGGGGACCAGAACTCCTGTTGTGGATTTGGCTAAGACGATGAAGATGGGAAAAGTGGGCCCAGCAGTGGAGACTGTGAACAGGGAGGGTGATGAGAACGAGAATGTGGCGGACCTGGAGGACTTGGGAGCCCAGGGGGTCAGTGCTCTTGTTGTGGAATTGGCTAAGATGGTGGAAATGGAAAAAGCTGACCCGATGGCGAAGACTGTCAACAGGGAGGGTGATGAGAAAAATATTGATATCCCCCACGGGATCCCGACTATGGAACAACTCAAAAATATATGTACTGATGTTATGGATATTTTGCAGGGGATTAAAAACCTGGGGTCGTTGATGGATATGAAGGCCATTCTTGAGGAGGTCAAGGTTCTGAAACATAAGGTGGAGGCTAGGGATTCCCAGATTGTTTGTCTCAATAATTTATGCTTGCAGGTCCTTCATAGGTCGACCCTCATTCTCTCCCTCCTGAGAGAGCCTACCGCGGACAACGATGTTGACAAAGATGAAGCCAGGGAACTTTAGAAGTTCTAGTTTGATGATTTTGAAAAATGTCATTGATAGGACTGGGGTTCACAAGTCGACCCCTTAggtcttgtgttttttttttgtgtgttttgggATGCTTTCCCTTATTCCTTGTTGTTCTGTTCTTTTTGCTATTTTTGGTTCAGAAAGACTCTAGTTATGGATgtttgttgttatagtgttgttaaGTGTTTTTAATAGTTTAAACTATGTAAAGGGTCAATGCTCTGGTTTTCAGTACTTTCTCGATCAAAAACAATATTTTATATATACCCATTCttctttaggtatcatccatctttCAGTTTCACATTTGAGCTAGTGTGAACTAGTTCTTAGCTAAGCCATTAACATTTTTGCTTTCAATTTTATTTTCGCTCTTATGTAGTTCTTTTGAGTATTGTCGTACGTGGGATTAAAATGTTTGACATAATATGCTCTTTCCCTCCCAAGTTATCATGTTCACATGGTTTCTTTGATTTTTTCTTGGACGTACTTGTTTATTTCCCCTTTGTTATTGCGACACTCTTTTATGCAAATACCCCACTTGTTCATCCACTTGTTTTTTTCATCCACATGCTCTTCATTTTATCTAATTTCTCTATTCTCGTCATCTTCGGCCAGTGATGCAATTCCATTTTCTCTAATCTTCTTAAATCACTTAGCAATCAACTCATAGTCAATGCCTCAACCTTTAAGGTCCTTACCTTAGCCAAGGCAAACTCATAAGAAATAGAATACTTTATTTTGAGGCTATGTGTGATTAAATACTTTTATAATTTCTCTATTTATCTCCACTTTCTTGTTGATGTGTTGCTACCCCAAACGTCACACTCATATAGCACCATCGAAACCACTGGCAGCCCAAAAAGAGATTTTttagttttccaatcccataatTCAACTCTTCTGCACCTATTTTGTAATGAGTATAAGGCTTTTCATCCCATTTGTATCCAGTTTGCTCTACATATTTCCCAACTGAGtttattttgaaaatcaaggcCAGAGTACTTGTAGTCATTGACCACTTGCAAGGGGCTACCATCAAAAATAAATTCTCAGTAAACCTTCTTTTCTCTTTCGGATAAAGATCATGACCTTGGTTTTGCGAGTATTCACTTGCATTTCTACTTCTTGGCAAAATTATTCAAGATCTTTCAAGTTTTTCATCAAATCACAAGTTGTTTTGGCCATAAaaataagatcatttgcatatagAATTTATGTTGGTTGTCTAGGGTTGGTTTCTTTATCGACCGTGGGTGAGGTCATGTCCCTAATGTTAGTAGCAAATTAGTTCATCATTCACTCTAAATAGGCTCAAATTCAACAACTATAATAAGGAGGGCATTCAACTGGGAGTTGGGAAAGCATAGGAACATTATAATTTATTGTACCATCCTAAATAATGGGGATGGTTCCGAAGTGATTGATGGGATGGAGCATCCAAATTAGTTAAGAACCAATCCTGCATTAATGAAGGAAGGGTTCATAGGACCCCACTGAGAATAAATAATATAGGGTAGTTGGAAATATGTCACCCTTTACACCCCATGTTCAGCCTCCGGAAGTCCACCATCTTGAACCCCTGGTGGTTAATTAGGCATTTCCATCCTTCACGAGAGTAGACTAGTCTTCCTTtcggaaagaaagaaacaaccggagTCAGTGCCTTCCATAGTAGTTGTTCGCTCTCCTCATGCCATCCTGAACCAGGAACTACAGAGGGGAATTCCACAGGAAGGGAGTTGGAGGCAAGACAGTTTGTTCCCATCCCGGGGAGGGTGAAGAAGCGATGGGAGGGAAGGTAGCTTGAGCTCAAGGTTGGATACCCCCCTTTAACGACAAGCAAGTTTCTATCCGACTCCCCAGGCAATAGAGTTCAATAAGAGAAAAAGTTGTCGTGCTTTGTGAAGTGTatctgtacctgcaaacacaatgcactcaataaattattacaagcaatggttagtgaattaaatcaaagaaagacaaaaccatagctaagcgatctatcgcctcctagtaaatgcgagtatgaattttgctctcagatcttggtatgcaaactctagtgacttgactacacttaaatggaggatttaaatgatgaagatgcatgatctagcaatgatagcatgattaagctacatgatttcatgattattctagaaaatgaactaagattaagatactattaagctaaaattaagcatgataacattgctaagaatgataaactagaagctagatgcctatattaacaatgcataagatgagatgaaattgggaccctttgtgctccaaaatgaggtatatttataggatttcccaaagctaggggtgaggtggcaggaatcaacgatcaagattgatttgaagatatcaatggttaaattggaggtgggttggcaaaggggttggattaaagggaacatctgtcatctctatggtgacaagtgtcaagaggcttctagaagaggttggatgaaagggaacacttagtgacaagtgtcaaaaagcttctagaagaggttggatgaaaggggacatgggggtaggtagaaggggttaggtttaggagaatttgaatttaaaaattcaaataataggaaaaggctaattaatctcaacgactcatgaatttgaattattttaattaattagggatttagaagaaatgaatttgatggagggaaattaattaatttgaattaattaatcaaagggggttattgaaatgaacctattaaataaatccttagatttattaataagtagatgaaaggggaaatttaatcaaattgttgatgaattcaattaaattgggaagggagattaattaaataattgcttatttaattaattatcttcagaccatttttaggtgtatacattttgaccctctttgaagcgaggtgtgatgacgtgttgattcaaagaataatctcattttgatgatgatattggttcgataggatgccccagctcttgaatGCTAAATTTTGGtacaatgatgccccctcaggagatcaattgagataattgatccttggagtttttgcaaaattgatatcccgattagaaatgatttgatttctgcaattgtggttgatgaaaatgtgagttcttctattagcttgattgcttagatggtaagattgaaaaatcttgattgataagatcgagattcagtctagtttcgggaaggattcatcttgtataagacaacgatgatcaaagcgtctggtttcaggaaggattcatcctgtataagacatgatcaaaacgtctggttttgggaaggattcatcctgtataagacatgataggatcgattaggtttgattgattgatttgatttgataaggttgattagataaagaactgacaatttgttgatatcaagttgcagaaatatttggatatgctgattgttgattccgTTGAGGGAGATAGGATAAGATTTGGGTTAGgttgacaatatctagagagatatgagtcatttgtctgattgtgtatacacttgtgattatgctttgatgattcctgcgatagatttaaccttggataaaaggagcttgtaggatcacatgcaagaatgaaatgcaagctaaaatacaaatgaaatgcaatgcgatgaccggaccagtcactggattattttgcgttttgtcatcattgagcttttgaaatgtgggaagtgagtgcaaacatagatggtataattaaaccatgatgacctgagcacttctttcatATATTTTGAtgtagcaagttagcacaagcatcaatgtataattgaaccgagatgacctgagtgttgcttgcgtaaaataggaaatattaatcatttcaatatgcaaatcagaaatgtcttcaatgatacttcgatgatcatgtcccgagacaaatttgcacatgttaatgattaattttcaaacaacagacaagaaaaatatcatgttccttccttgttcctctagtccaagacatcctggagtcactcaaaaatcatgatagcaaaaagtaatatagaaaagttgaacaatcatgttacaatcataatccaaaaagatattatccactgaaaagtgtgtgatgtgcttagattgatttcatgatagcttgatagttgatagtttgatcttgtgttcaatgttggatgtgtctcagttttcgcttgataagagttgtctaaccatttgttctacctgtttgattaagctcaaaatgatccaaagttttgcccccagctaggtgtaggattttgccccaagcctagaaacaaagtcgttatgatatacccaatgatccaaaccatggtgagagagtagCTACGattgcctacgtatgtacaaatgcttatgatggTTAGCACTGAATGAAGATGAATGCATGCAagcagaaaaatgcatgaactaataaatGGAAGAGCTTGTGGACAAATAGCGTCTgtctgccaggttttcaccatctgtttttattgcactttttctaatatttgatttttttctttcttttttttttttttgggggatttttttggatttttctgctttttttgtttttctgatttttcactgttttttattttttctgatttttcagacgttgaatttctttagatgcatgctattgataggttcatcTAGCTGATcttcgtcctgtgttgatagctgatatgctcctgacccaaatactgttgtgaccacaaatggacctaaccagtttggttcaaactttcctttcttttctcgatctacctggttgcgtggattttcctttagcactagttctcccacttgaaagactcatggtttaaccttgtgattatagctctggcacattctttgttgataaacctttagatgatcaaaggaattttgtcttcgttcatggatcaattataACTCttacaatctagatactcgttgttct
This genomic stretch from Cryptomeria japonica chromosome 8, Sugi_1.0, whole genome shotgun sequence harbors:
- the LOC131857317 gene encoding 3-isopropylmalate dehydratase small subunit 1-like, which produces MRRFYFGKMAMATANTFQSLSVSKKCIYHPVNSCSKLFSPHNSPQKSLHFFQKNAFTSLLSFSQNLRKSVYPTLLNPPRAIGTSQSSDAPEQRVFHGECFVVYDNIDTDQIIPAEYLTLVPSKPEEYEKLGSYAFIGLPDDKYKKKFIEKGQAKTKYPIVIAGDNFGCGSSREHAPVALGAAGVKAVLAESYARIFFRNCVATGELYPVETECRVCEECETGHIVTVEIDGNKLINHTTEKEYALKPIGDAGPVIEAGGVFAYARKTGMIASSPSA